From Pan troglodytes isolate AG18354 chromosome 9, NHGRI_mPanTro3-v2.0_pri, whole genome shotgun sequence, the proteins below share one genomic window:
- the NXPE4 gene encoding NXPE family member 4 — protein sequence MKISMINYKSLLALLFILASWIIFAVFQNSTKVWSALNLSISLHYWNNSTKSLFPKTPLISLKPLTETELRIKEIIEKLDQQIPPRPFTHVNTTTSAAHSTATILNPRDTYCRGDQLHILLEVRDHLGRRKQYGGDFLRARMSSPALMAGASGKVTDFNNGTYLVSFTLFWEGQVSLSLLLIHPSEGVSALWSARNQGYDRVIFIGQFVNGTSQVHSECGLILNTNAELCQYLDNRDQEGFYCVRPQHMPCAALTHMYSKNKKVSYLSKQEKSLFERSNVGVEIMEKFNTISVSKCNKETVAMKEKCKFGMTSTIPSGHVWRNTWNPVSCSLATVKMKECLRGKLIYLMGDSTIRQWMEYFKASINTLKSVDLHESGKLQHQLAVDLDRNINIQWQKHCYPLIGSMTYSVKEMEYLTRAIDRTGGEKNTVIVISLGQHFRPFPIDVFIRRALNVHKAIQHLLLRSPDTMVIIKTENIREMYNDAERFSDFHGYIQYLIIKDIFQDLSVSIIDAWDITIAYGTNNVHPPQHVVGNQINILLNYIC from the exons ATGAAAATAAGTATGATAAATTATAAGTCGCTATTGGCACTGTTGTTTATATTAGCCTCCTGGATCATTTTTGCAGTTTTCCAGAACTCCACAAAG GTTTGGTCTGCTCTAAACTTATCCATCTCCCTCCATTACTGGAACAACTCCACAAAGTCCTTATTCCCTAAAACACCACTGATATCATTAAAGCCACTAACAGAGACTGAACTCAGAATAAAGGAAATCATAGAGAAACTAGATCAGCAGATCCCACCCAGACCTTTCACCCACGTGAACACCACCACCAGCGCCGCACACAGCACAGCCACCATCCTCAACCCTCGAGATACATACTGCAGGGGAGACCAGCTGCACATCCTGCTGGAGGTGAGGGACCACTTGGGACGCAGGAAGCAATACGGCGGGGATTTCCTGAGGGCCAGGATGTCCTCCCCAGCGCTGATGGCAGGTGCTTCAGGAAAGGTGACTGACTTCAACAACGGCACCTACCTGGTCAGCTTCACTCTGTTCTGGGAGGGCcaggtctctctgtctctgctgcTCATCCACCCCAGTGAAGGGGTGTCAGCTCTCTGGAGTGCAAGGAACCAAGGCTATGACAGGGTGATCTTCATTGGCCAGTTTGTCAATGGCACTTCCCAAGTCCACTCTGAATGTGGCCTGATCCTAAACACAAATGCTGAATTGTGCCAGtacctggacaacagagaccaAGAAGGCTTCTACTGTGTGAGGCCTCAACACATGCCCTGTGCTGCACTCACTCACATGTATTCTAAGAACAAAAAAGTTTCTTATCTTAGCAAACAAGAAAAGAGCCTCTTtgaaag gTCAAATGTGGGTGTAGAGATTATGGAAAAATTCAATACAATTAGTGTCTCCAAATGCAACA AAGAAACAGTTGCAATGAAAGAGAAATGCAAGTTTGGAATGACATCCACAATCCCCAGTGGGCATGTCTGGAGAAACACATGGAATCCTGTCTCCTGTAGTTTGGCTACAGTCAAAATGAAGGAATGCCTGAGGGGAAAACTCATATACCTAATGGGAGATTCCACGATCCGCCAGTGGATGGAATACTTCAAAGCCAGTATCAACA CGCTGAAGTCAGTGGATCTGCATGAATCTGGAAAATTGCAACACCAGCTTGCTGTGGATTTGGATAGGAACATCAACATCCAGTGGCAAAAACATTGTTATCCCTTGATAGGATCAATGACCTATTCAGTCAAAGAGATGGAGTACCTCACCCGGGCCATTGACAGAactggaggagaaaaaaatactgtCATCGTTATTTCCCTGGGCCAGCATTTCAGACCCTTTCCCATTGATGTTTTTATCCGAAGGGCCCTCAATGTCCACAAAGCCATTCAGCATCTTCTTCTGAGAAGCCCAGACACTATGGTTATCATCAAAACAGAAAACATCAGGGAGATGTACAATGATGCAGAAAGATTTAGTGACTTTCATGGTTACATTCAGTATCTCATCATAAAGGACATTTTCCAGGATCTCAGTGTGAGTATCATTGATGCCTGGGATATAACAATTGCATATGGCACAAATAATGTACACCCACCTCAACATGTAGTTGGAAATCagattaatatattattaaactatatttgttaa